A genomic region of Granulicella cerasi contains the following coding sequences:
- a CDS encoding carboxypeptidase-like regulatory domain-containing protein yields the protein MSHFFRKTTLFVILCALSCMLRSSLLAQTINGSMSGTVVDSSGARIPGALVVLRNSKSRDQRKTTTNASGVFNFNFVPAATYTLTITREGFETLLTKNIELHPNDQLNIAELKMQIGSENVSVTVEANTDIATSGERSSLITAKDIQKLSTVGRDVSELLRTQAGFSQVQSGLDNSSGSAEVAGSYSGLANYVGNGATANGASVIADGANVTDPGSGAGQTQIVNMDMVQEVKIETSNFGADTAKGPTVITAVGKSGGQNYHGNAQLYVRHYAMNAQDWFAKYQGLPQLPDRYLYPGVGVGGPLIIPGTSFNKNHKLTFQFNGEGYVQQNSYAYGNPTKALLQALVPTQAMRNGDFSVQSLSNYLGVDQGTLTTQCNASGTLVNYLHQCALPATTNAGYLSATGQTRNFTGGVLTGGIEPNMAAVLNGLYPLPTGPTVKGFNYKTLNTINPNLFQTRLRVDYAMNDSNKIYVVYNGQFGTTTGIPENIYYSPGTSNSAILGGVNTPGKTNSTSRSNLGSINYTRVISQHMTNEMFVGISTSEQYYNPGNKNALQQSTWGYSSSAEFFPTATTQLPSFATYSTTGAQPLPFAILPDFSAGQYFAKKFLPSGGDNFSYVWRDHTFKVGVYAERDTANQTNLSPQTNGTIATYYIGNVTQCGGAAGCAENYLADLFLGAMGSYTQQNKNQPTNLFYWTVSGYVTDSYKITKRLTLDYGVRFDHLGPWRDKHGLGLPIFSDALYQTDPHTTGVINGDGSAFFPGVRWAGGDRNLNANAGYNGAASSGAPGRWAFVSPRFGLAFDAFGTGNTIIRGGWGMYRAHDSWNDFIGPASTPEGIFTLNYSGPNGYTAFNQLQSVAASQSMPCPTTSQQALCVTSYGGNVFALDPKDNRQPLTETYSFSVSQRMPGNSVFDIAYVGNTSTDLLTDNASNTSVNSNDLRDINAIPIGAFFRPDPNPNSTYYGQVPNPTTISTAQQNDYRRYPFYAHIGVPRHITYANYNALQASLNRQKGRLNYGLNYTWSRAQGVRGAYSNGLTGDPTNLRANYGPLAFDRTHILNLSYSFDVGNSFHSPSRLLRGVVNNWLISGITNLQSGPNLQAVGSPNFFLAGNANSSYNGAFCSNGGATPCAINSTIILGTPDVLLQPTMRPSANCPTGDPTAGLKKNQYVNGYCFGLPSSGVNGPVNLGYIRGPAFFNSDLTVQKTFVIKDSRNLQFRAAAFNFLNHPLTTFSSRYPQEATLSLYDPNSAGFAGVQLVNGDNGNCSAAGSTCFGYAGYKTGRRVMELEARYNF from the coding sequence ATGAGCCATTTCTTCCGCAAAACGACTCTCTTCGTCATCCTCTGCGCATTGAGCTGCATGCTTCGCAGCAGCCTTCTGGCGCAGACGATCAACGGTTCCATGAGCGGCACGGTTGTCGACTCTTCAGGAGCCCGAATTCCCGGTGCGCTCGTCGTGCTGCGTAACAGCAAGAGCCGCGACCAGCGCAAGACCACAACGAATGCGTCAGGCGTCTTCAACTTCAACTTCGTCCCCGCAGCGACCTACACGCTGACGATCACACGCGAAGGTTTCGAGACGCTGCTGACGAAGAACATCGAGCTTCATCCGAACGACCAGCTCAACATCGCTGAACTGAAGATGCAGATCGGTTCGGAGAATGTCAGCGTCACGGTCGAAGCCAACACCGATATCGCCACTTCAGGCGAGCGCAGTTCCCTCATCACCGCCAAAGACATTCAGAAGCTTTCCACCGTCGGCCGCGATGTTTCAGAGTTGCTGCGTACGCAGGCAGGCTTCTCTCAGGTGCAGAGCGGCCTCGATAACTCCAGTGGCTCGGCGGAAGTTGCGGGCTCTTACTCGGGCCTCGCCAATTACGTAGGCAACGGCGCCACCGCAAACGGCGCAAGCGTTATCGCGGACGGCGCCAACGTTACCGACCCCGGTTCGGGAGCTGGCCAGACACAGATCGTGAACATGGACATGGTGCAGGAGGTAAAGATCGAGACCTCGAACTTCGGCGCCGATACGGCGAAGGGTCCCACGGTCATCACGGCTGTAGGTAAGTCGGGCGGCCAGAACTACCACGGCAACGCGCAGCTCTATGTGCGCCACTACGCGATGAACGCGCAGGACTGGTTCGCCAAATACCAGGGTCTTCCGCAGCTACCTGATCGCTACCTTTACCCCGGTGTCGGCGTAGGCGGACCACTCATCATCCCCGGCACCAGCTTCAACAAGAATCACAAGCTGACCTTCCAGTTCAACGGCGAAGGCTACGTCCAGCAGAACTCTTATGCGTACGGCAATCCGACCAAGGCACTCCTGCAGGCGCTCGTGCCGACGCAGGCCATGCGCAACGGCGACTTCTCCGTGCAGTCCCTTTCCAACTACCTCGGCGTCGATCAGGGAACGCTGACCACACAGTGCAACGCCTCAGGCACGCTGGTGAACTACCTGCATCAGTGCGCTCTTCCGGCCACCACCAACGCGGGTTATCTCTCGGCAACCGGCCAAACGCGTAACTTCACGGGCGGTGTACTCACGGGTGGCATCGAACCCAACATGGCCGCCGTCCTCAACGGTCTGTATCCGCTTCCCACCGGCCCCACGGTGAAGGGCTTCAACTATAAGACACTGAATACGATCAACCCGAACCTCTTCCAGACTCGTCTTCGCGTTGATTACGCAATGAACGACTCCAACAAGATCTACGTTGTGTATAACGGACAGTTCGGCACCACGACCGGCATCCCGGAGAACATCTACTACTCGCCGGGCACCAGCAACTCCGCGATCCTCGGCGGAGTCAACACCCCTGGCAAGACGAACTCCACTTCACGCTCGAACCTCGGCAGCATCAACTACACTCGGGTGATCAGCCAGCACATGACGAACGAAATGTTCGTCGGCATCTCCACCTCGGAGCAGTATTACAACCCCGGCAACAAGAACGCGCTGCAGCAGTCCACATGGGGCTACAGTTCCAGTGCGGAGTTCTTCCCGACCGCCACCACACAGTTGCCGAGCTTTGCGACCTACAGCACGACGGGCGCACAACCGCTTCCCTTCGCGATCCTTCCTGACTTCTCCGCAGGCCAGTACTTCGCGAAGAAGTTCCTCCCCTCAGGGGGCGATAACTTCTCCTACGTCTGGCGCGATCACACCTTCAAGGTTGGCGTTTATGCAGAGCGCGACACCGCCAACCAGACCAACCTCAGCCCACAGACAAACGGCACCATCGCCACCTATTACATCGGCAACGTGACGCAGTGCGGTGGCGCTGCAGGTTGCGCTGAGAACTATCTCGCCGACCTCTTCCTCGGCGCAATGGGCTCCTATACACAGCAGAACAAGAACCAGCCGACGAACCTCTTCTACTGGACAGTCTCTGGCTACGTCACCGATAGCTACAAGATCACCAAGCGCCTTACGCTCGACTATGGAGTCCGCTTCGATCACCTCGGCCCCTGGCGCGACAAGCACGGCCTCGGTCTGCCGATCTTCAGCGATGCTCTCTATCAGACCGACCCGCATACGACCGGCGTCATCAACGGCGACGGCTCGGCCTTCTTCCCCGGCGTTCGTTGGGCTGGTGGTGATCGCAACCTGAATGCGAATGCTGGATACAACGGCGCCGCAAGCTCCGGCGCTCCCGGACGCTGGGCTTTCGTTTCGCCACGCTTCGGTCTCGCCTTCGATGCCTTCGGCACCGGCAACACCATCATTCGTGGTGGCTGGGGCATGTATCGCGCACACGACTCATGGAATGACTTCATCGGCCCCGCCTCCACTCCTGAGGGAATCTTCACACTGAACTACAGCGGGCCAAACGGCTACACGGCGTTCAATCAACTGCAGAGCGTCGCAGCAAGCCAGTCAATGCCGTGCCCCACGACCTCGCAGCAGGCGCTCTGCGTCACGAGCTATGGCGGCAACGTCTTCGCTCTCGACCCCAAGGACAACCGCCAACCGCTCACGGAGACCTATAGCTTCTCAGTCTCTCAGCGCATGCCCGGCAACTCCGTCTTCGATATCGCCTACGTTGGCAACACCAGCACAGATCTGTTGACGGACAACGCATCCAACACCTCCGTCAACTCGAACGATCTGCGCGACATCAACGCGATCCCCATCGGTGCGTTCTTCCGTCCGGATCCGAATCCCAACTCGACCTACTACGGTCAGGTCCCCAATCCCACGACGATCTCCACGGCACAGCAGAATGACTACCGTCGGTATCCGTTCTATGCGCACATCGGAGTGCCTCGCCACATCACCTATGCCAACTACAACGCTCTCCAGGCTTCCCTCAATCGCCAGAAGGGTCGCTTGAACTACGGTCTCAACTACACATGGAGCCGTGCGCAGGGCGTACGTGGCGCCTATAGCAACGGCCTCACCGGAGACCCTACAAACCTTCGCGCGAACTACGGCCCTCTAGCCTTTGATCGCACGCACATCCTCAACCTGAGCTACTCGTTCGACGTCGGCAACAGCTTCCACTCCCCCAGCCGCCTCCTGCGCGGAGTCGTCAACAACTGGCTCATCTCCGGCATCACGAACCTGCAGAGCGGACCGAACTTGCAAGCCGTGGGAAGCCCCAACTTCTTCCTCGCCGGCAACGCGAACTCGTCTTATAACGGCGCATTCTGCTCCAACGGCGGTGCGACGCCGTGCGCCATCAACAGCACTATCATCCTCGGCACGCCGGATGTTCTTCTGCAGCCGACGATGCGCCCCTCCGCCAACTGCCCCACTGGCGATCCCACCGCAGGCCTCAAGAAGAACCAGTACGTCAACGGTTACTGCTTCGGACTTCCCTCCAGCGGCGTCAACGGCCCCGTCAACCTTGGCTACATTCGCGGACCGGCCTTCTTCAACAGTGACCTCACCGTGCAGAAGACCTTCGTCATCAAGGACTCGCGTAACCTGCAGTTCCGCGCGGCAGCCTTCAACTTCCTCAATCACCCGCTCACGACCTTCAGCTCGCGCTACCCGCAGGAAGCGACGCTGTCTCTCTACGACCCCAACAGCGCAGGCTTCGCCGGCGTACAACTCGTCAACGGCGACAACGGTAACTGCAGCGCGGCAGGCTCCACCTGCTTCGGCTATGCAGGATACAAGACAGGCCGTCGCGTCATGGAACTCGAAGCTCGCTATAACTTCTAG
- a CDS encoding MarC family protein yields MLIWNSFLIAFSALLPLINPLGSSLVFLGLVGDVPPSVYRSLARKIALNNIIFLGIFELLGSAILNFFGISLPIVQVSGGIVIAAIGWSVLNAKDSEAMANDKREEAQLASARGVNNLQEKAFYPYTFPVTSGPGTLVVLLTLSARFSGGTRTAMTLSHLGLFAAIVLLSVAVYYCYAYAARITRAIPPSTAHGILRVMAFILLCIGVQILWNGLSTLLTGLLKH; encoded by the coding sequence TTGCTCATCTGGAATTCGTTTCTCATCGCATTCAGCGCTTTACTCCCGCTGATCAATCCGCTTGGCTCCTCGCTCGTTTTCCTCGGGCTCGTCGGAGATGTCCCGCCGAGCGTCTACCGCTCGCTCGCTCGCAAAATTGCCCTCAACAACATCATTTTTCTTGGCATCTTCGAGCTGCTCGGCTCAGCCATCCTGAACTTTTTCGGGATATCACTACCGATTGTTCAAGTCTCTGGCGGCATCGTGATCGCCGCGATTGGCTGGTCCGTCCTGAACGCAAAGGACTCAGAAGCGATGGCGAACGACAAGCGTGAAGAAGCTCAGCTTGCTTCCGCTCGCGGCGTCAACAACCTGCAGGAAAAGGCGTTTTATCCCTACACCTTCCCTGTGACCTCAGGCCCGGGCACCCTCGTTGTATTGCTTACGCTGAGCGCCCGCTTCTCCGGCGGCACCAGAACCGCGATGACTTTGAGCCACCTCGGACTCTTCGCCGCAATCGTCCTGCTCAGTGTCGCTGTGTACTACTGCTACGCCTATGCGGCGAGAATCACGCGTGCGATACCGCCATCCACAGCGCATGGAATTCTTCGCGTCATGGCATTCATTCTGCTTTGCATCGGTGTGCAGATTCTCTGGAACGGACTTTCCACCTTGCTGACGGGTTTGCTGAAGCATTAG
- a CDS encoding Ig-like domain repeat protein, translating to MPFKFLPNRLTAQRATVFFALLLAVLGLGQPLRSQTVPTATASASKNVLASFPSPIVGHLAVNSNGDLFYVNETYSNSAILYWLPRGTTTPVQIATGFSGARNVYVDSANNLYVPNPYGGNVVEFPYLNNTYATGITITSSTPSCASYSPTVSACYQFGSVGAVAAYYYQPVDMAMDASGNAYMLNIYSNGSCTNACILKFTKGTSGGTYTPSLVASNVSAASASAQIAVDPAGDVFYTNGTLLTSIAAGTTTPVAFGNGLSTIGGLSTDYLGNLYVTLSASPYLIYEFPAVNNAVVTSKQFPVYSGYSGGAVGVSRYNEMYYLGYSGGNNLNVANLNSIPLGSSTVGTAVSTSNTSVTFVFTASTGVSSITSSGAGFTYTAGSCAAAAYAANGTCTVNVNYTPTAVGLQTGAVTLNNSSGVAVATALLSGTGQGALETNDPGTLSAIGSGFTQPGAVAVDGSGNVFVADSSANSVLRYAGGTGTPTSIGTGLKAPTAVALDNAGNVFIADSGNARVVKVPVVSGALANASQSVIYTGSGSTLTGIALDFAGNLYVADTAKTTVTELLNIGGVPSSASTLSVGTFTSPIALATDASGNLFVADYGANAVSRIAYVGRNAVLISSAFSKPTSVATDASGSVYVADSGNARVVKIPLEGTSFNTNDQYLISGTVVAPYAVAVDNAGNAYVADRTTAVVDKLNRSAGTLALGRVQIPQSTSSQNATIANAGNTSLIFGTPLYVAVSTTPTYFSVTAPSTNGCAAASTLASGYGCSLSAVFTPTTVGAATDVLTFNSNAINATKTLTLTGLGVDLAVDTLTLTQTSGTAVFGSPVTVQAAVTSAVAGTPTGTVSFTVDGNSQGTGTAINSSGITTITLTGLTGGAHTVCGSYTGDNSYRPANSCITVTVSKVASTTSLTISGAGANPVTSSVSQSVTFTAKVVPGATTPPTGTVTFSVGTTTLGTASLTASGSSYVATLQTTALPAGTDVITATYAGDVNYLTSSGTATIIVTYPTVIVTPATNALSVAQVGSVSKNLTVTALGGFAGSIGMQCSGLPANTVCSFSPNRFLLATDAPQTVTLTILTGQTPVVSQPVTGSFSNTWLGILTSLTLLAPLAFWKRRHLHGAWRHGLSAMLAVVGLGLSITASGCGGSQLHGDTPKGTYNVTVTASATTSAAYTYSGYASGCTATPAGGTVVTCSETAAVTLTVQ from the coding sequence ATGCCTTTCAAGTTTCTTCCGAACAGACTCACCGCGCAGCGGGCGACTGTGTTCTTTGCCCTTCTCCTCGCAGTTTTGGGGCTGGGTCAGCCATTGCGGTCGCAGACGGTACCTACGGCAACCGCCAGCGCCAGCAAAAATGTGCTGGCCTCTTTCCCCAGCCCCATCGTGGGCCATCTCGCGGTGAACAGCAACGGCGACCTCTTCTACGTCAACGAGACCTACAGCAACAGCGCCATTCTGTATTGGCTTCCACGCGGCACGACAACGCCGGTGCAGATCGCCACCGGATTCAGCGGCGCGCGTAACGTGTACGTCGACTCCGCAAACAACCTCTACGTGCCGAATCCCTACGGCGGAAATGTCGTGGAGTTCCCCTACCTGAACAACACGTATGCGACGGGCATCACCATCACCAGCAGCACGCCGTCTTGTGCGTCGTACTCCCCCACGGTTTCCGCTTGCTACCAGTTCGGCAGCGTCGGCGCCGTGGCCGCGTACTACTATCAGCCCGTGGACATGGCGATGGATGCGAGCGGCAACGCATACATGCTGAATATCTACTCAAACGGTAGCTGCACCAACGCCTGCATTCTCAAGTTCACGAAGGGCACGAGTGGCGGCACCTACACGCCGAGCCTGGTTGCCTCCAACGTATCCGCTGCTTCTGCCAGCGCGCAGATCGCCGTCGATCCGGCGGGCGATGTGTTCTATACCAACGGGACACTGCTGACGAGCATCGCTGCAGGCACGACGACACCCGTCGCGTTTGGCAACGGCCTTTCCACCATCGGCGGCCTCTCCACCGACTACCTCGGCAACCTCTACGTCACGCTTTCGGCCAGCCCCTATCTCATCTACGAGTTCCCTGCAGTCAACAACGCCGTGGTGACCTCCAAGCAGTTCCCGGTCTACAGCGGATACTCTGGCGGCGCAGTCGGCGTCAGCCGCTACAACGAGATGTATTACCTGGGCTACTCCGGCGGAAATAACCTCAACGTCGCGAACCTGAACAGCATCCCGCTCGGTTCTTCAACGGTCGGCACAGCCGTATCCACATCGAACACGAGTGTCACCTTCGTCTTCACCGCAAGCACCGGTGTAAGCAGCATCACCTCATCCGGCGCGGGATTCACCTATACGGCAGGCTCCTGCGCGGCTGCCGCCTACGCGGCGAACGGCACCTGCACCGTCAACGTGAATTACACTCCCACCGCCGTTGGCTTGCAGACAGGCGCCGTCACGCTGAACAACAGCAGCGGTGTAGCCGTTGCAACTGCGCTGCTCTCCGGCACGGGTCAGGGTGCGCTGGAGACCAACGACCCCGGCACGCTCTCTGCAATCGGCAGCGGCTTCACGCAGCCTGGAGCAGTTGCGGTCGATGGAAGCGGCAACGTTTTCGTCGCCGACTCCTCTGCAAACTCCGTGCTTCGCTACGCGGGCGGCACGGGAACACCCACGAGCATCGGTACCGGACTCAAAGCGCCGACCGCCGTTGCACTCGACAACGCAGGCAACGTCTTCATCGCAGACTCCGGTAACGCTCGCGTTGTGAAGGTCCCTGTCGTCTCCGGCGCACTGGCCAACGCTTCGCAAAGCGTGATCTACACCGGCAGTGGTTCAACGCTGACCGGCATCGCGCTCGACTTTGCCGGCAATCTCTATGTGGCCGACACCGCGAAGACCACGGTTACGGAACTGCTCAACATTGGTGGCGTTCCCTCGTCGGCCAGTACGCTTTCAGTCGGTACGTTCACTTCACCGATCGCTCTAGCTACCGACGCGAGCGGTAATCTCTTCGTCGCCGACTACGGTGCCAACGCGGTATCGCGCATCGCCTATGTCGGCCGTAACGCTGTCCTGATCAGCTCCGCGTTTTCCAAGCCGACCAGCGTCGCAACGGACGCTTCTGGCAGCGTGTATGTGGCCGATTCGGGCAACGCGCGCGTCGTTAAAATCCCGCTTGAAGGAACCTCCTTCAACACGAACGACCAGTACCTCATCAGCGGAACCGTCGTCGCTCCGTACGCGGTCGCGGTGGACAACGCAGGCAATGCTTACGTCGCGGATCGCACGACCGCTGTCGTCGATAAGCTGAACCGCAGCGCAGGCACGCTCGCGCTGGGCCGTGTGCAGATTCCGCAAAGCACCTCCTCGCAGAACGCCACGATCGCGAACGCGGGCAACACTTCCCTCATCTTCGGCACGCCTCTTTATGTCGCGGTGTCGACCACGCCCACATACTTCAGCGTCACCGCGCCGAGCACCAACGGGTGCGCCGCGGCTTCAACACTTGCCAGCGGATACGGCTGCTCGCTCTCTGCAGTGTTCACGCCGACGACCGTTGGTGCTGCCACCGACGTTCTCACCTTCAACAGCAATGCCATCAACGCGACCAAGACCCTGACCCTCACCGGACTCGGCGTTGATCTCGCGGTGGACACGCTCACGCTCACACAGACCTCCGGCACCGCAGTCTTCGGATCGCCGGTGACCGTGCAGGCGGCGGTCACCTCCGCCGTTGCAGGCACGCCCACCGGCACGGTGAGCTTTACGGTCGATGGCAACTCGCAAGGCACCGGCACCGCCATCAACAGCTCGGGGATCACGACGATCACGCTCACCGGCTTGACCGGCGGTGCGCACACCGTGTGCGGCAGCTACACGGGCGACAACAGCTATCGCCCGGCGAACTCCTGCATCACCGTCACCGTCAGCAAGGTGGCCTCCACAACCTCGCTCACCATCTCAGGAGCAGGAGCAAATCCTGTAACGTCGAGCGTCTCGCAGTCTGTCACGTTCACCGCGAAGGTTGTGCCAGGCGCCACCACGCCTCCCACCGGCACGGTGACCTTCAGCGTCGGAACGACGACGTTGGGCACTGCGTCGCTCACGGCGTCCGGCTCTTCGTACGTCGCAACCTTGCAGACCACCGCCCTGCCTGCGGGTACGGATGTCATCACGGCAACGTACGCGGGTGATGTGAACTACCTCACCTCTTCGGGAACAGCGACCATCATCGTCACCTATCCCACAGTGATCGTGACACCGGCAACCAACGCACTCTCTGTGGCTCAAGTCGGCTCCGTCAGCAAAAACCTCACCGTTACCGCACTGGGCGGATTCGCTGGTTCGATCGGCATGCAGTGCTCCGGGCTTCCGGCAAACACCGTCTGCTCTTTCAGCCCGAATCGCTTCCTGCTCGCGACGGATGCGCCGCAAACCGTAACGCTGACGATCCTCACAGGACAGACTCCTGTCGTATCTCAGCCGGTCACCGGTTCGTTCAGCAACACATGGCTCGGCATCCTCACCTCCCTCACACTTCTGGCACCGCTCGCGTTCTGGAAGCGCCGCCATCTTCACGGCGCCTGGCGCCACGGCCTTTCCGCGATGCTCGCTGTCGTGGGACTCGGTCTGTCAATCACCGCAAGCGGGTGCGGAGGTTCACAACTTCACGGCGACACACCGAAGGGAACGTACAACGTGACCGTCACTGCCTCAGCCACTACGAGTGCGGCTTACACCTATAGCGGCTATGCCTCAGGATGCACGGCAACTCCTGCGGGTGGGACTGTCGTGACCTGCTCCGAGACAGCCGCTGTCACTTTGACGGTGCAGTAG
- a CDS encoding glycoside hydrolase family 30 protein has translation MPITRRHFLQSVAATATVATYQPIAFAEARPAIAGIAYKGEHVRQQIDGFGFSEAFNQSGLLRVLSEKDQNDLLNLMFSPAGGMGYSILRNQIGDVDKARANSGDVPTFEPKKGEFQWAGDENAVWLMNEAKKRGCTRFLSSCWSPPAWMKTNGAVHDSALKKECYQDFAEYLATYVLEYKARFGLDIYAVSPANEPNFTPTLNYGSCKWTGSELSKFVRENLVPTFAAKNVSAKIVVDEHEHWSDEYINVVLDDAANAKSLEIVAAHAYAPNSGDFVSISARTGRFQKALSLGKRVWETEVSVGTGPQITNMNDGVYWARVIHAHMVENDVSAWLYWWGAAFNNTRSGLIWIDSANKKYQLSKRFFTIGQFARFIRPGFHRVDATPNPAPNTYFSAYLSPDAKRLVCVAINDDAVERSFTIQPGGFPATSCIAVRTSTTETHAKLPPVTLQNGSAEVVTAPLSVTTYVFNA, from the coding sequence ATGCCCATTACAAGGCGCCATTTCCTGCAATCTGTCGCGGCCACAGCGACAGTTGCAACGTATCAACCCATCGCTTTCGCTGAAGCTCGACCTGCGATAGCGGGCATCGCCTATAAAGGCGAACACGTCCGCCAGCAGATTGACGGATTCGGTTTCTCTGAGGCGTTCAATCAGAGCGGACTCTTAAGGGTGCTCAGCGAAAAAGATCAGAATGATCTTCTGAACCTCATGTTTTCTCCAGCGGGAGGGATGGGTTACTCCATCTTGCGCAACCAGATCGGTGACGTGGATAAGGCGCGGGCCAACAGCGGGGATGTGCCAACCTTTGAGCCGAAGAAGGGCGAGTTTCAGTGGGCGGGCGATGAAAACGCTGTCTGGTTAATGAACGAAGCGAAGAAGCGCGGATGCACGCGTTTTCTCTCTTCGTGCTGGTCTCCGCCTGCGTGGATGAAGACAAACGGGGCCGTGCACGATAGTGCTCTGAAGAAGGAGTGTTATCAGGATTTCGCGGAGTACCTGGCGACGTATGTGCTCGAGTACAAAGCACGCTTTGGCCTGGACATCTATGCGGTGTCGCCTGCGAATGAACCGAACTTCACGCCGACGTTGAATTATGGATCGTGCAAGTGGACCGGTTCTGAGTTGTCGAAGTTCGTGCGCGAGAATCTTGTGCCCACGTTTGCGGCAAAGAATGTATCGGCAAAGATCGTGGTGGATGAGCATGAGCATTGGAGCGATGAGTACATCAACGTCGTGCTGGATGATGCTGCGAATGCGAAGTCGCTCGAGATCGTGGCCGCTCATGCGTATGCGCCGAACTCTGGTGACTTTGTTTCGATCAGTGCTCGTACCGGACGTTTCCAAAAGGCGCTGAGCCTGGGCAAGCGCGTCTGGGAGACAGAGGTTTCTGTCGGTACGGGGCCGCAGATCACGAACATGAACGATGGCGTTTATTGGGCGCGCGTGATCCATGCACACATGGTCGAGAACGATGTGAGCGCATGGCTCTATTGGTGGGGCGCTGCTTTCAACAACACGCGCAGCGGTTTGATCTGGATCGATTCGGCCAATAAGAAGTACCAGCTGAGCAAGCGCTTCTTTACGATCGGTCAATTTGCGCGCTTCATTCGTCCAGGCTTCCACCGCGTCGATGCGACGCCGAATCCCGCTCCCAATACGTACTTCTCTGCGTATCTTTCGCCCGATGCGAAGCGACTGGTTTGTGTGGCGATCAACGATGATGCCGTGGAGCGTTCGTTCACCATTCAGCCTGGAGGCTTTCCCGCGACGAGCTGCATTGCTGTGCGGACTTCAACGACGGAGACCCACGCAAAGCTTCCGCCGGTCACGTTACAGAATGGCAGCGCTGAAGTGGTCACCGCTCCACTCAGCGTGACAACGTATGTCTTCAACGCATAG